The sequence GTTTATAGtctgtaaacgttatacaatgtatgcagcttgAGGGGCAAACTACTGAAACTCGACAAGTTTATAGtctgtaaacgttatacaatgtatgcagcttgAGGGGAAAACTACTCAAACACGGCAAGTTTATACtctgtaaacgttatacaatgtatgcagcttgAGGGGCAAACTACTCAAACACGGCAAGTTTATAGtctgtaaacgttatacaatgtatgcagcttgAGGGGGAAACTATTGAAAATCGCCAAGTTTATAGtctgtaaacgttatacaatgtatgcagcttgAGGGCGAAACTACTGAAACTCGGTAAGTTTATAGTCTATAAAAATTCTACAATGCATGCAGCTTGAGGGGAAAACCACTGAAACTGGAGTTTATAGTCTGTaacgttatacaatgtatgcagcttgAGGGGCAAACTACTGAAACTCGACAAGTTTATAGtctgtaaacgttatacaatgtatgcagcttgAGGGGGAAACTATTGAAAATCGCCAAGTTTATAGtctgtaaacgttatacaatgtatgcagcttgAGGGCGAAACTACTGAAACTCGACAAGTTTATAGTCTGTAAACGTTAAACAATGTATGCAGCTTGAGGGGAAAACTACTGAAACTTGAGTTCATAGtctgtaaacgttatacaatgtatacagcTTGAGGGGCAAACTACTGAATCTCGACAAGTTTATAGtctgtaaacgttatacaatgtatgcagcttgAGGGGGAAACTATTGAAAATCACCAAGTTTATAGtctgtaaacgttatacaatgtatgcagcttgAGGGCGAAACTACTGAAACTCGACAAGTTTATAGTCTGTAAACGTTAAACAATGTATGCAGCTTGAGGAGAAAACTACTGAAACTTGAGTTTATAGtctgtaaacgttatacaatgtatacagcTTGAGGGGCAAACTACTGAATCTCGACAAGTTTATAGtctgtaaacgttatacaatgtatacagcTTGAGGGACAAACTACTGAATCTCAGTAAGTTTATAGtctgtaaacgttatacaatgtatgaaGCTTGAGGGGCAAACTACTGAATCTCGACAAGTTTATAGtctgtaaacgttatacaatgtatacagcTTGAGGGGCAAACTACTGAATCTCAGTAAGTTTATAGTCTGTAAAAGTTATACAATGTATGAAGCTTGAGGGGCAAACTACTGAAACTCTACAAGTTTATAGtctgtaaacgttatacaatgtatgcagcttgAGGGGCAAACTACTCAAACACGGCAAGTTTATAGtctgtaaacgttatacaatgtatgcagcttgAGGACAAACTACTGAAACTCGAGTTTATAGtctgtaaacgttatacaatgtatgcagcttgAGCGGCAAACTACTGAAACTCGAGTTTATAGtctgtaaacgttatacaatgtatgcagcttgAGAGGCAAGCAACCGTAATCATGCCATTACATAGACTCCAATACTCGAGTGCTtttctacatttattttataagtttttaaagAAATCTGATCATTCTTAAATAACCAGAACAAAATACCCATGAATGTCGTTGAGATAACACTTAATacttatttaaaaaacaatacacaatttaatgaattttATGACCTGGTGATTTGGAATAATCTGAATCATGCTTATGTTGAATAAGTTTAGTCAACAAATTACaaaaacaatgtatttaaatatttgatgaaattgtGACAAGTATGTAAACAAAGGATACCTACGAGCTTTGATCAGGTggtaaataaaatgaacaaatatccCAACAGGGGCATTGTCTTTACACTGATTTGTTTACTGATAATAAATCAATCCTTTAAATTTCATGGACTGTTTTAGttatacaaaacatttacatataacCAACGATTTTGATGCAATTCAAAATGTGAAATAGATtgtagacattttatttattattatgaatACGAGATGGAGGAATACCATGATCAGATAAAGTGCAAGACTTAAGTCGTTTGAAAAAGATGTATGGTTACAGAGATAAAGATGTATGGTTACAGAGATAAAATGGTGTTTTGCAAACTTCATCCTCACAAACGCTGTGAACATTTTTGCGAATTTCATACAGTGTTGCTGTGCAGTATTTGCCTTCGAGAAAAACATCGTAACTGTAAAATATTAGAAGATCACGAATTTAAGTCCTTTTACGGGCAAAAAGTTCGTGACGCCGGGAAAGAAATAGAAACCGAGAAACATGCCCTACTGGAAAATACAGATGGCATAGCGCATGCGCTGGAAACTGGAATAACGCGACTGGGCAGCTATAGGAAAGAACTGGATGAAGTTATCAATAGAATGGCTGATATGAGGAATGAAGTGGATCATCAAAGACATGAAATAAGAAACACATCACAGGCATTGAGTGACATAGAAAGGTCTGTTTCTACTGCTAATGAACTGAAGGACTGTAAAAAGTTGTTTGCTAGTGTTGACACGGAAAAGGAAAAATTTGAACGTAGACAACAAAAGGTCTTACAGATGCCTTCCCGGTTTAGGGACGACATAACAAATTCTATATCAAACCTGCAGAGGAAGTTAAAGAACATAAGGAGCAGCTTGGCGACACAGTTGAACTCAGTCCATCTAAAACAACAGTACGCTGGATCTCCCATACCAAATAAAGACAAGTATCAAAGCTTACCGTACTTTGATATCAGGGAAAAGAATATAAATAAGCATTCTATCGACACTAGATTTATGTACTTGGATAAAGGTGGGCGTGATTCACGTAGATCTGTGCTAGATGATGGAAGACAGAGCAGGCAGAGCAGACTGAAGTTATCTCTAAAACTGCCACAACTTCTATCAAGACCATCGAggcatgatcaacaattaggtaaaatttgtcgtcttatcggtaaaattatcccccttgaaatcacctggcagtgcgatatcgatttttatctggttgatattttccaatagaaacaaagaaggaaaaaaagtttgaacaaatattattttaattagaatgaacacacaatatttattatcctattgaagtgtttgtcattcttttctctttacaaagatataaaaataatttatctaaaatgaagaattaatgcttcccttggcgattaaaaaacatcactatctgtctctgtttacggcatatagttactgaataaaataatcaaaaacctgtgatacgtatctttTTCTTTTCCCTATAGCCACTTTGTTCATactttgagaatatttattatcctattgaagtattctacagacaataaactttttatatatgtttttattttgaaattattttaatgtcttcttgcttccctagacgtttaaaaattggtgatttttgtattatttctttatttgccgtgtccgtggtatttccggacgcgtgcggaaacgcacgaactcgcccgaagtttagctgccgatgatacagaaaatatgattgttacaacatagtattaagtgataataacagtgcgggaataatttcagttatattaaggcgaaccatagattttgggaattacaagctttccgcaaaataaatgttacagagaaagatgctgacatatcatgttaataaataaaaaaaatataagatatgatgcacgttgcaactatatatatttctttctacacCATTGTCTCGTATTTTAAGGATTCGTTTAATTATATAGAAAATGAGGTTCATTTTTTAGTTGACTGTGGTTTTTACGAAGAAATTAGAGATAACATATTTAGGGATCAGTGGTCAGACATACATTTCGTCCAAAAGAACAGTAATGATAAGCTAAGAACATTAGTGGTGTCATATCCTCGAAAAGTTGCTAAGTATCTGGCAAAAGCCTATTCCAAAAGACAAAGTGCACTTTTTAAACGGTGAAGCTTGCGATACTATTGATACTATATACTTGTAATATGCATCATTTCAAACAATAAGAATTATTTGTGTGGTAaaatttttacatataataaatttaaaattgttttaatcatCAAAATGTTCACATATTTGCTGTGAGTTAATATGATATCTTGTTTCATATTATTCCCATCTTTTAGATCATGTTATAAATGTGTAACAagttatcaacacctttttattaggggattagggacgatcaggtctttttattacacagataataatcttctcggttgcgtaagagcattttgaaaattgtaacatgtttaatgaacgagacttaaatacacaataaatatattttttcattttcaagtacaaatgttgttagatacataagataatgggacagtgattgagtatttacttgtatttgattaacagtattttttcctgaatacaggttaattgttaaagtataaatatatagaacacgtgttaaaagttcgcctaagagtgaaaatattatactatagaagttttgtgacaacattgtgaaaaattgtcgtttattgatttattagtttattcaaagaagtataaaatacatttttaattttttatagctctttggtttattgtctctcctgaaaattattatgtactttctctgctccatattatataatgctttcacttgctgaaggcattgtatttatgcaataaatcgaaattgaattgaactgaatgtacgcacagctaatctcaagaaggtatagcacgcgctaaaagatatgaaaaatctgtaatcccttgttcatatagtaaaaatattcgtgatagttattatgaataacctttacactaaATTAGTGTCACTTTATTCTAAATCGtttctaaaagacttttttctatggtgtgtttgttttattcttaggttttccactttttattttaaaaatctgacatttattaaatcagtcagtcagtcccttttgagaaa is a genomic window of Mercenaria mercenaria strain notata chromosome 18, MADL_Memer_1, whole genome shotgun sequence containing:
- the LOC128550545 gene encoding uncharacterized protein LOC128550545; translated protein: MYGYRDKMVFCKLHPHKRCEHFCEFHTVLLCSICLREKHRNCKILEDHEFKSFYGQKVRDAGKEIETEKHALLENTDGIAHALETGITRLGSYRKELDEVINRMADMRNEVDHQRHEIRNTSQALSDIERSVSTANELKDCKKLFASVDTEKEKFERRQQKVLQMPSRFRDDITNSISNLQRKLKNIRSSLATQLNSVHLKQQYAGSPIPNKDKYQSLPYFDIREKNINKHSIDTRFMYLDKGGRDSRRSVLDDGRQSRQSRLKLSLKLPQLLSRPSRHDQQLDHVINV